A window of the Juglans microcarpa x Juglans regia isolate MS1-56 chromosome 5D, Jm3101_v1.0, whole genome shotgun sequence genome harbors these coding sequences:
- the LOC121266422 gene encoding uncharacterized protein LOC121266422: MAFQKEYLDLVLVPTGLLIMFAYHLFLLYRYLNLPHTTVMGFENNDKIAWVKRIMQIDKRDIGTALSVISSNISAATFLASVSLTLCSLIGAWMANSSNNFMQSLIYGDTRPSTMSIKYISLLICFLLAFACFVQSARNFVHANYLLSTPDSNIPARYVELVVLRGGDFWSLGLRALYFALDMLLWFFGPIPMFVSSIVMVIIFHYLDTNTTLLHKHSSPQNQMVETVAV, encoded by the exons atgGCATTCCAAAAGGAGTACCTTGATTTGGTGTTGGTTCCTACTGGATTGCTCATCATGTTTGCTTACCATCTCTTCCTTCTCTACAGATACCTTAATCTTCCTCACACGACGGTCATGGGTTTTGAGAACAACGACAAAATTGCTTGGGTTAAAAGAATCATGCAG ATTGATAAAAGGGATATTGGTACGGCTCTATCCGTGATATCATCCAACATATCAGCAGCAACTTTCTTGGCATCAGTTTCCTTAACTCTCTGCTCTCTGATTGGAGCTTGGATGGCAAACTCTTCCAATAACTTTATGCAGAGTTTAATCTATGGAGATACAAGGCCTTCCACCATGTCCATCAAGTACATAAGCCTCCTAATCTGCTTCCTCCTTGCTTTTGCTTGCTTTGTTCAGTCAGCAAGGAACTTTGTCCATGCAAACTATCTACTAAGCACCCCAGATAGTAACATTCCTGCAAGATATGTGGAATTGGTGGTTCTGAGGGGTGGTGATTTTTGGTCACTCGGGCTTAGAGCACTTTATTTTGCTCTTGATATGCTTCTATGGTTTTTTGGGCCAATACCCATGTTTGTTTCCTCAATCGTTATGGTGATAATCTTCCACTACCTTGATACAAATACAACTCTGTTGCATAAACATAGTTCTCCACAGAACCAGATGGTCGAAACCGTGGCTGTCTAG
- the LOC121266421 gene encoding trans-resveratrol di-O-methyltransferase-like has translation MDLTHDAQGEGAMEQFQAQSHLYKHVFNYIGSLSLKCAVQLGIPDIIHNHGQPITLPELVSKLQIHPSKAGFVPRLMRLLVHSGIFAATVRVKNQEEEEEAYDLTPSSRVLIKDQVTSLSPFVLAMLNPALVTPCHDLGNWLQGDQKSTPFESVHGMSFWDYNDQNPEFNSLFNEAMASDSGMMNLIVKDCKAVFEGLDTLVDVGGGTGTCARIISEEFPHLKCTVFDLPHVVANLAADSLKLNYVAGDMFESIPSADALLLKLVLHGWSDEHCVKILKKCREAISKNGSKGEGKVIIIDVVINEKKDEHEMTEAKLFFDMLMMIVASGRERDEKDFKKLFLEAGFNRYKITPIYGLRSIIEVYP, from the exons ATGGATCTAACTCATGATGCCCAGGGGGAGGGAGCGATGGAGCAGTTTCAGGCTCaatctcatctgtataaacaTGTCTTTAATTACATAGGTTCCTTGTCGCTCAAGTGTGCGGTTCAGCTGGGCATCCCGGACATAATCCACAACCATGGGCAACCCATTACCCTTCCTGAGTTGGTCTCAAAGCTCCAAATTCACCCTTCGAAGGCTGGTTTCGTGCCGCGGCTGATGCGCTTACTTGTGCACTCTGGCATCTTCGCTGCAACAGTTCGTGTCaaaaatcaagaagaagaagaagaagcgtATGATCTTACACCTTCATCTAGGGTCCTCATCAAAGATCAGGTAACCAGCTTATCACCATTTGTTCTGGCAATGCTTAACCCTGCTCTAGTAACTCCATGCCATGATTTGGGAAATTGGCTTCAAGGGGATCAGAAGTCCACTCCATTTGAGAGTGTGCACGGGATGAGTTTCTGGGACTATAACGACCAAAACCCAGAATTCAATAGTCTTTTCAATGAAGCAATGGCCAGTGATTCTGGAATGATGAACTTAATTGTTAAGGACTGCAAGGCAGTTTTTGAGGGGTTGGATACGTTGGTTGATGTAGGGGGTGGTACAGGAACATGCGCTAGGATCATTTCTGAGGAATTCCCTCATTTGAAATGCACAGTTTTCGACCTTCCACACGTCGTAGCTAATTTGGCAGCAGACAGTTTGAAGTTGAATTATGTTGCAGGAGACATGTTTGAGTCTATCCCTTCGGCGGATGCTCTTCTACTTAAG TTGGTTTTACACGGTTGGAGCGATGAGCATTGCGTGAAGATACTGAAAAAATGCCGAGAAGCTATTTCAAAGAATGGATCAAAGGGCGAGGGGAAAGTGATAATCATAGACGTAGTGATAAATGAGAAGAAAGACGAGCATGAAATGACTGAAGCAAAGCTCTTCTTTGATATGTTGATGATGATTGTGGCTtctggaagagagagagatgagaaggaTTTCAAAAAGCTCTTCTTGGAGGCTGGTTTCAATCGCTACAAGATTACACCAATTTATGGCTTAAGGTCCATTATCGAGGTTtatccttaa